In Scomber japonicus isolate fScoJap1 chromosome 20, fScoJap1.pri, whole genome shotgun sequence, the genomic window atatatatatatatatatatatatatatatatatatatatatatatatatatatatatatatatatatacatacacatacacacacacactcgctcttTGAGCTGCTGCCCTCAGGCAAACGCTACAGGACATTGAGAGTACACACAAATAGACTACACAACAGCTTTTACGCTAAAGCCATAAATTCACGAGTGGGTATTTGATAATGTTCACGCTTTAGGTTACGGGTCCATACACATTCTAAGTTCTCCATTCTTTCTTTGTGATTACCATCGAGTTGACCCAGTCTATAGGTTCAGCAACTTTTGTAATCACCCCCAGCATGATTATTCTGTCCAGTTCTTCCTTTAGACAGTCTCTCAGTGGTGTTGAGCTCCTTCTTTCAGCTGTATGTGAAAGGCAGACTGCCAAAACCCTTGAAAATATCTGAACATTTATGGATATTGTGTCAACAGAGGCATTTGGTGAGTTCATGGTTGTGATGATGCGATACACTCGTTTCAGAGGCCCAAGTTCTTTGCAGGATCTATCACCCAGAAGTGATTCATGTCCTTCATTCACCACAAAGAAGGATAGGTGATGCACTCAAAAACAGGTTTCAGGGGGCATCCCTACCTCAGACCAGTGTTAATAATTATAGTTCTCTGTAGTCTGAGCTGAGGTCTGATAGCATGAGCTGCTACTGCTGAAAGCAATAATCtgacagaggaaaacaggaggagtctAATTCAGATTAGCTGTAGCTTCATCCATAaatctgagcagtcgtggtcctcagtgtgtgaagctgactttgaccagcaggatgcagaggtagtctgtagggagcttggctgtgaggctccttcagtcctccagggggcgctctatggagaagtggaggctccaatgtggaccaaagagttccagtgtggaggccatgagtctgctctcctggactgtagaagatcagactcagcgagaagaacctgctcacctggtaaagctgttggactcacctgctcaggtagaagaggagctgcagctttgatttgtcttcatttctgttctaatgaaactcactttattcttttactgatgactctcttgtttctgttctaatgaaactcactttattcttttactgatgactctcttgtttctgttcagatcctgtcaggttggtgggaggagccagtcgctgtgcaggtacactggaggtgaaacagggagagtggagaccagtgagtTCCCATTTCTGGACCTTGAAGAAAGCAGCTataatatgtagatatttggactgtggctTTGCTGTTTCAACAAGAAGCAGAAATGGAGACTCAGACAGATCTGTGTGGTCGATCAGCTTTGACTGTATTCAGTCTGAATCTGACCAGAGGGACtgtttatcattatcatcagatTCCTCTTCCTCCGCTGTGGAgatcacctgctcaggtaagtccatcagtgacatcatctctgacagtaatattttccttcctctgtcacagtgatagttggtggtttcagAGAGGATCAGATGAACTTATTCTCTTAGAGCTGAATCAACAAGCTGCTTCAGACTTCACTGATTTTAGGAGATTTAACATCATTAAAGTTTCTGTTTGATGGGAGCTTTTGTCctcatgatgtcatgtgatctaATGTGATGACTGAATGTGTCTCATCATATCCAGATAAAACACCTTACAGAACCATTTTTATCAGACTGGCCGTCCTGGTGGCTCTGCCGTCGGCCATAATTGCGGTCTATTTCATCCTGAAGGTACTGAACATGTTTGTTTAGAGGACTGGTTGAAATGAAGCACTCAGCCTGTTTATGTTGAACTGAAGAGAGGAGTGATGCAGATCTGTGTTGTCATGTCTCtccaggccagcagggggcagaagtCAGACCCACAGGAGAACATTGAGCTGGATTATTATAACCGTGGTGTTTCCAGAGCTGAAGGGGAGCCGGCTGAAGAGGAAGGAGCTCAGGGAGCAGAGTAGGACCTCTGAGGAGccaaacaaacatcatcatcagcaccAACACtccaaaacaggaagtagtgagACCTTTATTAAGCCCActagaagaagagcagagaggagatctgATTGGACCATTTGTAACATAATTACctgtttataattatatttagtcGTCATTAATCTCTCTCGTGTGAACAGTTGTAACTTTTTACTTACAGATTTTCATGAATCCAGAGTTTTATGATCTCATCtggataaatcatttaaaaatcagtcGGATCAGTTTGATGagtttatatcttttttttacttcactgcCTTTTATAGATTATATACTTATTATTCAATAGGGGTGTAAGAAAATATCGATACacttaaatatcacaatattttatttgacGATACCGTATCGATATTCAACGGCACTGTATcgatttttttattaacaattaaCATGCAAATATTCACGGCGTTTGTTAATTTGTGTTGCAATTAAACCTCCGGCCGCTAGTTGGCAGCAGTCATTATGTCCTCCGCGCCAAAGGATCAATGAAATCCCGCGAGAGTGCCAGTCTGTGGCAAACAGCATGCTAACCGCTAAATTAGCACAGTTCACCGGCGATGGCTGAGGACGAGAGGCTACAGCcagggatcatccctatgttccccgcgttgtatgtgaccggggaacataggtagcTCCCtacagcagctccagcagctttTAAAGCTGACGTTTGGGcatattttggtttcaaaacaaaGGAAGGCAGTTACGACTACGACAAGAGCCATGCAGTGTGTAAACTCTGCAACGCCAGAGTCAAGTACTCTGCAATACTACAAATTAGTAGTAAGTATTTGAGacgggagcgtacctatgttccctgatcgcggctaactcggttgctagcttagcggctaactccgctgttagctcggtggctaactcggctgctagctcggcggctaactcatctccTTACTCGGCAGCTAaatcagctaactggctaactgtagacgggatcatccctatgttccccggtcacatacaaagcggggaacataggacccagggaacatagggatgatcccttTGAGACTTTTACTGAAAGGCAGATATTAATTTCTTCAGCCTGCACTTAAAGAGCAGATGTTGCAGTgactttgcattttctttttcaacttcAGTTGAACCTGCTTATTACAGTTAAGGGATAACCTTTTAACAGAGTCAAGAAATCTGTTAacgtatttttttttttgtttatccaAAAATCCTGCAAATGCTTGTATTTCTTCAGCAAGCTGATGTTAAGCATGTAACAGcattgtgtgtgttatgtgctaCAGTTTTCttacaattcaattcaatttcaaagAAACTCAATATATCGTTGTTCCTACAGTATCGCAACATATCGTATCGTTGCCCCTGTATCGTGATACGTATCGTATCGCCAGATTCTTGCCAATACACACCCCTACTATTCAGcttaaatgtgttattgctATTTTCCaagtattacatttttaagtgaataaaagaaaaacgtATTGAGTAAAATCAAATgtttaattgttgttttgagagaatttaaatttaaagcacGTTTTGAATAGTACTGAGCAATAGTTTTGATTTGTATGCAatattttccagtttttattatatttttcatttatgttttgAATGACACACAACTGCACAACGCAGGCAAGTGCTGAACTGAGTTTTGCCcagcttacattacatttgtaacTGATTTCAAATACCTTATCTTAATAATATGTATATCTGTAAAACCACTGCAAGCAGAGAACTGTGGTCACCCAACGAGAGAGAAGAGTCGTGAGGGAAtttaacagaaaatgtaataagtGGAGTAATGGTAAATGCTAATTGATGAGGACTGTAAGGTAATTTTAGGTAAAGTGTTAAAGACaggatggttagggttagggtatcagCCTCTGTGGAGcgagaagagagagatggttgtgtgaaagagagacCATTACATGCAAAGTTTAATAATgtcataaaaacaggaaatgtttgttttctggctAATGACGTCTGATATGTGCATAAATATGAGATACGATGGGTTTCTTCGGTTTCTTGCAATAAAATGCTTCAATTCTACAagttccatctttttaatgatccggcccacatgcgatcaaattgagctgtatgtggcccttgaatgaaaatgagtttgacacctctgatgtagAGGATAAAAAAGTTGTTAGTGGACAATACCTTTTTAGTATTTGTACTTTCATGTCTCGTCCAGCAGAGGTCAGACATGAACCACAGATAGATATTTAACTAGACTCACAGGAGCTGAGCTTTCAGagaattcataaagaaaaacaccattaaAAAGATTTCTCTTATATTTGACATAGTTTACGTAGTTTTTCTGCTCTCAGCACTGAAGTATAAAGCCATTATTGTACTTTATACCATTTGAGTTTTCCCACAAAGTattcttttgttcattttactgttagttatttctctttttcatgaGTGTCCAGACCAAGACAGGAAGTAATACCACTGATTTACACACATTAGAAATATATTAAAGCCTTTTCATATAAGAGAAACAATAATCCATCATTTTACCAGGATGGATCtttaaagtgtttatttatcctaaatatttgttttattatttcaaaaaaCACTACAACGAAAggttaatgataataaaattaaatgatgtgtgtgtgtgtgtgtgtgagagagagagagagacagacagacagagaaaaagagtgtgtgtgagagtgagagaaagcgacagatagagagagagagagatagagagtgagagaaaaggagagatagagagaaaaggagagagagagagagagatttgtaATCATCTGTCAATATTAATCATCTTCTGTACTGCTTTGGCAATAATATAGATTTATTATCTGCCATGCCAATACATCTTATTTTGAATTTTAACTCGAGAGCACAcgtagggagggagagagagagagagagagagagagagagagagagctaggaggaggaggagacatggTGATCATTgggtaacagcagcagcagcagtatcaGAGTGGAGGAGCTCGGTGATCGGAGAGGAGTCCTGAGAACCAGCAGGTGAGTCAGTCTAACTCTATTAGTATAtcgttatatatatatatatatatatatagagagagagagagagagagagagagagagagagagagagagagagagagagagagacttcttcttctgctgctgcttatgtTTCCTCCACTTTCTCTCGCTGCACACAGGTGAAGGTGACTataatacagagagagagagagctgctgttttttccacctctctctctctctctctctctcgctcgctcgctcgctctctctctgtgcgcGTGCTGCAGTCCAGGTCGGACAGGTGCTCACGAGGCGGATGTTTGCGCGTGTACTGGAGCGGGGAACTGCCTCAACGACAGTTTAACCAGTTGTTACTCAAAGCCTCGTTTTAATATAGAAGTTGAGTGCAGGAATGAATGTGATGCTGATGCAATGTGAGGCTTATTTCTTCCCTGAGAGTTGGCTGCGTTGCTAGGAGATGTgtattaattatgttttaattatgttaATTATTTGACCTTAATTGGagctgtgtgcatgttttattgAGGCTGGAAGTGAATGTGA contains:
- the LOC128381466 gene encoding T-cell differentiation antigen CD6-like; this translates as MWTKEFQCGGHESALLDCRRSDSARRTCSPGKAVGLTCSDPVRLVGGASRCAGTLEVKQGEWRPVSSHFWTLKKAAIICRYLDCGFAVSTRSRNGDSDRSVWSISFDCIQSESDQRDCLSLSSDSSSSAVEITCSDKTPYRTIFIRLAVLVALPSAIIAVYFILKASRGQKSDPQENIELDYYNRGVSRAEGEPAEEEGAQGAE